The Photobacterium sp. CCB-ST2H9 DNA segment CCAACTTAAAAAATGAAAGTGAAGCAGCACCAGCGCCAACAAATACCATTGGTCCGGCAACAAATAAAAGGATGACAGCTATTGAAAGCCCACCGATTACGCAGTACTTCGCCATCTTTTGACGTCGTTCACTTCCCATCTTAACGCCATATGAATAAAATCCTGATGGTGTTATTTTTTGATAGTATCGTACTGGGAACCATTCAGCACCGAGCACCATGATCAAGATTGGTAATGGCACAACAAAAAATCCCATAAACATAATTTCATATATATCATCTTGATCTCCAGCCAACCAATATAGTGGAAAGAATGGAACAAAGGTAAAAGCAAAAAAAACAAATACTGGTAAACCCCATTTACCAAATCGGCCCCAATAGTCGACTTCCCACTCTAAAATTGCAGGTTCACTCTTTACAATCTTTGCATATATTTCTCTACACTTATCTTGCCGGTGTCCCCAGTGTTCTAGCTCTGTGTCAGTGTTGAGTTGTCGCTGAACCTGTTGGTATCTTTTTTTAATGTGTTCCATGAAACGACTTAATAGCTTTCCAACCTATACTCTTTATGGCGGACATTGACGTGATCTGATTAAGCCAACGAATCAAATTATAAGGTGAGTTTAACTCACCTTGTAATAATTTATTTTTTTGTTGTTGGCAATTGATGGCTAGGAATCTTTACTCGTCGAAATGGCATCGTCTCTTGATGCTCCCACCATCGACTATAATATATCCCTTCTTTTTTATCTAAAATATCGACTTCATGCTGACCATATTTCTCCAAAATATTTTGTATCTGTACTAATTGGTCTTTTGTCAGTATCAGATAGTTTTCACCATGCGTACTCACCTTATATAGGTGATACAAAAATGGCTTCTTCAACATCACTAGACTATAAATCCCCAACCAAGGCCAAGCACTCTCTTCTGGTTCAGGCTCTGGAATCGAGCCTAATTTCAAGAAAGAGAGTGAAGCAGCACCGGCACCCGCAAAAACCATTGGTCCCGCGACAAAGAGCAGAATGACTGCGATTACAAAACCACCCATCATGCAATACTTCGCCATCTTTTGACGCTTTTCACTACCTACTTTGACGCCATAGGAATAAAATCCAGATGCCGTTATTTTCTGATAGTAGCGGGTTGGGAACCATTCAGCACCGAGTACAATAATTAAAATTGGTAACGAGACAACCAAAAAGCAGACTAGTATGACATTAATTATATCTTCTACATCTTTTGCAAACCAATACATTGGAAACAATGGCAAAAACACATATCCAAATAAAATAAGGAAGGGTAGCCCCCATTGACCAAATCGGCCCCAATAATCAACCTCCCACTCCATGATCGCGGGCTCATTTTTCACTTGCTTGATATAAATATCCCGACAACTTTTATATCTGTCTTCCCAATTATCAAGGCTAGGGTCATTATTCAATCGAAACTGAACACGCTGATATTTTTGTTTCGCCTTCTCTAATTCATTCATCATTTTTACTTTTTACCAACTAATATTAGTGAGTTTTTTTGTTTTTCCCCAAGTTTAACCGCTGCAGAATAAGGTTGAGATTCTTTTAAATCGGTTAATGTTTCACCAAATGCACTTTCCAATTTTTCCACTGCTGTTTTTAATCCATATAGATGAAAGTCAGATGTCGTATTAACTGATGTTGGCATAATTTGCTTATCAAAACAATGCGGGCCAATATGAGAGCCGTTTTTCTTTTGGCCTTCTAAATCATCAGGATACCAAACCATTAACAACAAAGAGTTTAACTGACTATTTTTTGGACGAGGGAGCCAAAAACGGTAGAGTTGGTTCATCATACCTGTCTCTTGCCAAGTGCTGATATAATCAATCTCATCATAAGGCCTAGCAGGGATGCGTGGCGAAACACCAGTATTCAATATTTTAAATGGTCTTTTATTTACAACCCAATCCGGGATATATTTTTCTTTATTATCAACCTGAATAAATTCTACTGCTGAGTTATTTTTTCCATACCACAATGCATCAACCTTAACACATTTATTCCGTAATTCTATGGGAAAGTCAATCATTATCCAGTAACCACTGGCACTATACAACCCATCAGGAACCTTCATATTATAAGGTTTTACTTGTTGCGAGTAATCCTCGCCAGCCGTTGGCTGAATATAAATAATAGGTTTATTTTTTAGCCGCGTCAGTGCATCTAAAGCTTTTTGATATCCATCTTTTGAATAATCCCATATAACTGAATCATCACCGACAAATTTCGTATTTACCCAAGGTGTTTTAATTAGCCAATCAGTAACATCATCTTCACGAGTGAAGTTCAAATAAGCTGTGCACACTGCATAGACTATACCAGCAACTATTGCGGGACCAGCTATAATCCAGGCTGGAATAGTCGCCCCGAACATACTTGCTAATTGGAGAGCACCTGTAAAAGCTTGGGCAGCTGTCGATGCGGCTTTCAAACCATGAACATATTTTATGGCTCCTTTTGCTTTCGGCATGTCGTAAAAGACAATCTGCCATGTCTCTAATATCCCAGCAATCGATAATGCAAGGTTGGCAGCTAAACCAACGACAATTGCTCGTCTTAGAATATATCGAGTTTCTTTATCTAACAAATGTATTTCTTTACTTGCCTTAAACAAATTTCTTGATCGAAGGTTATCTAGGGCATCTTCTTCAAGATGACTACCATTGATTGCATCTAATACTCCTCTAGCTTCTGATAAATAAGTCGATTTATTCATACTCAGAACTGAGTCTGCGAAATAAGCTACGCGATATTGAATCGTAAGATAGTCCTTTTCATCCTTCTTATGTTTTTGGGATATATTTACGACGTCTTCTATCAAGGCTAAAAAGTTTAGTCCAGTAATTAGTAAATTCAGCCCTCTTGAACCTGAGCTTTCTACAGCGTCATAATATTTATTCGCTTGATTTACAATCAATGCCTTAAATATTTTTTTGAATTTCTTATCATTGATATCAAATAGATAAAATATATTCAACCTGATCTTCAATATCTTATTTCTTTGCGCTTCAATTTCTTCTGCCGTTGCTCTGACTCTCCCATCTTCCATCCACATCAACCACAGGGTTGAATTTAATTCCTCCTTTCGAAATGCATCAAATTTACTTTGCATACCTTTTGTAAGATAAATCTCACCATTTGCTATTTGGTTTGATATTATATTTGAGATCCACCTTGTTCCCCATTTCATTTCAGGGGATTTTTGTACCACATCTAGTGAAAGTCTAAGTTGTTCATTAAGTGAATGACTAATTAATCGATTAACAGAATGCAAACGTTGGTGGGAAAGTAAATTCACTGCACCCTTAGCAAATGAATTCTTAATATTTTTATATCGACTAAGAATGTTATTTTTATAC contains these protein-coding regions:
- a CDS encoding small multi-drug export protein, which encodes MMNELEKAKQKYQRVQFRLNNDPSLDNWEDRYKSCRDIYIKQVKNEPAIMEWEVDYWGRFGQWGLPFLILFGYVFLPLFPMYWFAKDVEDIINVILVCFLVVSLPILIIVLGAEWFPTRYYQKITASGFYSYGVKVGSEKRQKMAKYCMMGGFVIAVILLFVAGPMVFAGAGAASLSFLKLGSIPEPEPEESAWPWLGIYSLVMLKKPFLYHLYKVSTHGENYLILTKDQLVQIQNILEKYGQHEVDILDKKEGIYYSRWWEHQETMPFRRVKIPSHQLPTTKK